One window from the genome of Cervus elaphus chromosome 8, mCerEla1.1, whole genome shotgun sequence encodes:
- the LOC122698899 gene encoding uncharacterized protein LOC122698899 produces MSGHQGGRPSPSNRNASFMAQTPGWPHGPSTTGASNLKRSRTPSGSEASSNPSEPTDRRSSPRLPLRRICMGRPYNSKCVETSHLAKGPKVARKPTCRGNPHCLLCTDRPLGPSNPTFLDQLIKGISYLDRSTNAFYSNYPKSLILPKLAANYLERAANSIHLDHPDHASPRSCCNRSSRAASFDYPCGSTCVVPASSPVNAAQYVDNSANTSCLRGFQSRNLTPILPQRPGIKLPELPLFGNGIFSLGRLPKFWEAIRSGCRAPEPISKPSSWW; encoded by the coding sequence ATGTCTGGACACCAAGGAGGCCGTCCCAGCCCCAGTAACCGCAACGCATCCTTCATGGCCCAGACTCCAGGCTGGCCCCACGGCCCCAGCACGACCGGGGCGAGCAACCTCAAGCGCTCTCGGACCCCGAGCGGCTCCGAGGCCAGCAGCAACCCTTCGGAGCCCACCGACAGGCGAAGCTCCCCCAGACTGCCGTTGAGGAGAATCTGCATGGGCCGGCCCTACAACTCCAAGTGCGTGGAGACAAGCCACCTGGCGAAGGGCCCCAAGGTGGCCAGGAAGCCCACGTGTCGCGGCAACCCCCACTGCCTGCTCTGTACAGATCGCCCCTTGGGTCCCTCTAACCCCACCTTCCTGGATCAGCTCATCAAAGGCATCAGCTACCTCGACAGATCCACCAATGCCTTCTACAGCAACTACCCTAAGTCCCTGATCTTGCCGAAGCTTGCGGCCAACTACCTGGAGCGCGCCGCCAACTCCATCCACCTGGACCACCCGGACCACGCCTCCCCCCGCAGTTGCTGTAACCGCAGCAGCAGAGCGGCCTCCTTCGACTACCCCTGCGGCAGCACCTGCGTGGTGCCGGCCAGCAGTCCTGTCAACGCCGCGCAGTACGTGGATAACTCCGCCAACACGAGCTGCCTTCGCGGGTTTCAGAGCCGGAACCTCACTCCCATCCTGCCCCAGAGGCCGGGGATAAAGCTGCCTGAGCTCCCTCTGTTCGGCAACGGGATCTTTTCCTTGGGTCGCCTGCCCAAGTTCTGGGAAGCAATCCGCTCGGGCTGCAGAGCCCCCGAGCCCATCTCTAAACCCTCCAGCTGGTGGTGA